The following proteins are encoded in a genomic region of Entelurus aequoreus isolate RoL-2023_Sb linkage group LG01, RoL_Eaeq_v1.1, whole genome shotgun sequence:
- the LOC133645835 gene encoding uncharacterized protein LOC133645835 isoform X1, which yields MDAAETASCTAAGADNAPYSGPDSDEPDENDADWRLIDHHVTLSSDSENESDSDCFEDHLSLLATEYHVKHNALDSLLKLLKKVFQMAPSFVVVEFLGERSVAVVPTIWTEDDGKNSFCYWPRPNPTHSRIRKSEIPDKEVWDRLPIRVFRKTLTAYFEILQKTLTRPFNTKNKLKCFRARKKKCQPNGATSPLNVIETMRKMCLMLTTKRKFGRKRSAEKRNHRSSSRHPHCQSSHHLTFQSPASTRPLQPVPANTRPLQGIQADLTAQREAALPGSVQTGMHPAQASTRPLQPVRVSTRPLQEAAGMPLTVNLNMKVQNILENQGEIMRMLRGLAAQSVGPEAVDVQDLIEKPFETLEQLKAFCERLDTDLLLRKQLVKALTALGGQNLADTVRTMLRKIATNKVLEQLGLRGKTGKVAFEDLPLYRIINKACRGVYKQTTTAEVDCELGEVLKLATFRKGGSKFEEKRRN from the exons ATGGATGCTGCGGAGACTGCTTCCTGCACTGCCGCGGGTGCTGACAATGCCCCCTACAGTGGCCCTGATAGTGATGAGCCTGATGAAAATGATGCTGATTGGAGACTAATCGACCATCATGTCACCTTGTCATCTGATTCAGAAAATGAGAGTGATAGTGACTGCTTTGAAGATCATTTGAGTTTGTTGGCAACCGAATATCATGTCAAACATAATGCATTGGACAGCCTTTTGAAGCTACTCAAGAAAGTTTTCCAGATGGCTCCTTCTTTTGTGGTCGTTGAGTTCCTTGGTGAACGTTCAGTCGCTGTTGTCCCAACCATATGGACAGAAGATGATGGAAAG AATAGCTTCTGCTATTGGCCAAGGCCAAATCCTACCCACTCCAGAATCCGGAAATCTGAGATTCCTGACAAAGAAGTCTGGGATAGGCTGCCAATTCGGGTTTTCAGGAAAACATTGACTG CATACTTTGAAATTTTGCAGAAGACTTTGACAAGGCCCTTCAATACGAAAAACAAGCTGAAATGTTTTCGAGCCCGGAAGAAGAAGTGTCAACCAAACGGAGCCACATCACCCCTGAACGTTATAGAAACGATGAGGAAGATGTGTTTGATGCTGACG ACGAAGAGGAAATTCGGCCGaaaaagaagtgcagaaaagaGAAACCACAGATCCTCGTCCAGGCACCCCCACTGCCAGAGCTCCCACCATTTAACTTTCCAATCTCCAGCGAGTACCAGACCACTTCAGCCAGTACCAGCCAATACCAGACCACTCCAAGGCATCCAGGCCGACCTCACAGCCCAGCGAGAAGCAGCACTTCCAGGCTCAGTCCAGACAGGAATGCATCCagctcaagccagtaccagaccactccagccagtacgagtcagtaccagaccgctccaagaagcagcaggaatgcccttgacagtgaac TTGAACATGAAAGTTCAAAATATACTTGAGAACCAGGGAGAAATTATGCGCATGCTGAGAGGGCTGGCAGCACAGTCTGTGGGGCCCGAAGCTGTGGATGTTCAAGATCTCATTGAGAAGCCTTTCGAGACTCTTGAGCAGCTGAAGGCCTTCTGTGAACGGCTCGACACTGATCTTCTGCTCAGAAAGCAGCTG gtgaaagctcttactgctcttggtgggcagaatttggcagacacggtgaggacaatgctgaggaaaattgccacaaacaaagtcctggagcagcttggcctccgtggaaagacaggaaaagtggcgtttgaggacttgcccctttacagaataataaata aggcatgcaggggtgtttacaagcagacgaccacagctgaagtggattgtgagcttggagaggtcctgaaactggccacttttcgaaagggaggttcaaaatttgag gagaagaggaggaattaa
- the LOC133645835 gene encoding uncharacterized protein LOC133645835 isoform X3 — protein sequence MDAAETASCTAAGADNAPYSGPDSDEPDENDADWRLIDHHVTLSSDSENESDSDCFEDHLSLLATEYHVKHNALDSLLKLLKKVFQMAPSFVVVEFLGERSVAVVPTIWTEDDGKNSFCYWPRPNPTHSRIRKSEIPDKEVWDRLPIRVFRKTLTAYFEILQKTLTRPFNTKNKLKCFRARKKKCQPNGATSPLNVIETMRKMCLMLTTKRKFGRKRSAEKRNHRSSSRHPHCQSSHHLTFQSPASTRPLQPVPANTRPLQGIQADLTAQREAALPGSVQTGMHPAQASTRPLQPVRVSTRPLQEAAGMPLTVNLNMKVQNILENQGEIMRMLRGLAAQSVGPEAVDVQDLIEKPFETLEQLKAFCERLDTDLLLRKQLVKALTALGGQNLADTVRTMLRKIATNKVLEQLGLRGKTGKVAFEDLPLYRIINSMQGCLQADDHS from the exons ATGGATGCTGCGGAGACTGCTTCCTGCACTGCCGCGGGTGCTGACAATGCCCCCTACAGTGGCCCTGATAGTGATGAGCCTGATGAAAATGATGCTGATTGGAGACTAATCGACCATCATGTCACCTTGTCATCTGATTCAGAAAATGAGAGTGATAGTGACTGCTTTGAAGATCATTTGAGTTTGTTGGCAACCGAATATCATGTCAAACATAATGCATTGGACAGCCTTTTGAAGCTACTCAAGAAAGTTTTCCAGATGGCTCCTTCTTTTGTGGTCGTTGAGTTCCTTGGTGAACGTTCAGTCGCTGTTGTCCCAACCATATGGACAGAAGATGATGGAAAG AATAGCTTCTGCTATTGGCCAAGGCCAAATCCTACCCACTCCAGAATCCGGAAATCTGAGATTCCTGACAAAGAAGTCTGGGATAGGCTGCCAATTCGGGTTTTCAGGAAAACATTGACTG CATACTTTGAAATTTTGCAGAAGACTTTGACAAGGCCCTTCAATACGAAAAACAAGCTGAAATGTTTTCGAGCCCGGAAGAAGAAGTGTCAACCAAACGGAGCCACATCACCCCTGAACGTTATAGAAACGATGAGGAAGATGTGTTTGATGCTGACG ACGAAGAGGAAATTCGGCCGaaaaagaagtgcagaaaagaGAAACCACAGATCCTCGTCCAGGCACCCCCACTGCCAGAGCTCCCACCATTTAACTTTCCAATCTCCAGCGAGTACCAGACCACTTCAGCCAGTACCAGCCAATACCAGACCACTCCAAGGCATCCAGGCCGACCTCACAGCCCAGCGAGAAGCAGCACTTCCAGGCTCAGTCCAGACAGGAATGCATCCagctcaagccagtaccagaccactccagccagtacgagtcagtaccagaccgctccaagaagcagcaggaatgcccttgacagtgaac TTGAACATGAAAGTTCAAAATATACTTGAGAACCAGGGAGAAATTATGCGCATGCTGAGAGGGCTGGCAGCACAGTCTGTGGGGCCCGAAGCTGTGGATGTTCAAGATCTCATTGAGAAGCCTTTCGAGACTCTTGAGCAGCTGAAGGCCTTCTGTGAACGGCTCGACACTGATCTTCTGCTCAGAAAGCAGCTG gtgaaagctcttactgctcttggtgggcagaatttggcagacacggtgaggacaatgctgaggaaaattgccacaaacaaagtcctggagcagcttggcctccgtggaaagacaggaaaagtggcgtttgaggacttgcccctttacagaataataaata gcatgcaggggtgtttacaagcagacgaccacagctga
- the LOC133645835 gene encoding uncharacterized protein LOC133645835 isoform X2 yields the protein MDAAETASCTAAGADNAPYSGPDSDEPDENDADWRLIDHHVTLSSDSENESDSDCFEDHLSLLATEYHVKHNALDSLLKLLKKVFQMAPSFVVVEFLGERSVAVVPTIWTEDDGKNSFCYWPRPNPTHSRIRKSEIPDKEVWDRLPIRVFRKTLTEDFDKALQYEKQAEMFSSPEEEVSTKRSHITPERYRNDEEDVFDADDEEEIRPKKKCRKEKPQILVQAPPLPELPPFNFPISSEYQTTSASTSQYQTTPRHPGRPHSPARSSTSRLSPDRNASSSSQYQTTPASTSQYQTAPRSSRNALDSELLQLNMKVQNILENQGEIMRMLRGLAAQSVGPEAVDVQDLIEKPFETLEQLKAFCERLDTDLLLRKQLVKALTALGGQNLADTVRTMLRKIATNKVLEQLGLRGKTGKVAFEDLPLYRIINKACRGVYKQTTTAEVDCELGEVLKLATFRKGGSKFEEKRRN from the exons ATGGATGCTGCGGAGACTGCTTCCTGCACTGCCGCGGGTGCTGACAATGCCCCCTACAGTGGCCCTGATAGTGATGAGCCTGATGAAAATGATGCTGATTGGAGACTAATCGACCATCATGTCACCTTGTCATCTGATTCAGAAAATGAGAGTGATAGTGACTGCTTTGAAGATCATTTGAGTTTGTTGGCAACCGAATATCATGTCAAACATAATGCATTGGACAGCCTTTTGAAGCTACTCAAGAAAGTTTTCCAGATGGCTCCTTCTTTTGTGGTCGTTGAGTTCCTTGGTGAACGTTCAGTCGCTGTTGTCCCAACCATATGGACAGAAGATGATGGAAAG AATAGCTTCTGCTATTGGCCAAGGCCAAATCCTACCCACTCCAGAATCCGGAAATCTGAGATTCCTGACAAAGAAGTCTGGGATAGGCTGCCAATTCGGGTTTTCAGGAAAACATTGACTG AAGACTTTGACAAGGCCCTTCAATACGAAAAACAAGCTGAAATGTTTTCGAGCCCGGAAGAAGAAGTGTCAACCAAACGGAGCCACATCACCCCTGAACGTTATAGAAACGATGAGGAAGATGTGTTTGATGCTGACG ACGAAGAGGAAATTCGGCCGaaaaagaagtgcagaaaagaGAAACCACAGATCCTCGTCCAGGCACCCCCACTGCCAGAGCTCCCACCATTTAACTTTCCAATCTCCAGCGAGTACCAGACCACTTCAGCCAGTACCAGCCAATACCAGACCACTCCAAGGCATCCAGGCCGACCTCACAGCCCAGCGAGAAGCAGCACTTCCAGGCTCAGTCCAGACAGGAATGCATCCagctcaagccagtaccagaccactccagccagtacgagtcagtaccagaccgctccaagaagcagcaggaatgcccttgacagtgaac ttcTACAGTTGAACATGAAAGTTCAAAATATACTTGAGAACCAGGGAGAAATTATGCGCATGCTGAGAGGGCTGGCAGCACAGTCTGTGGGGCCCGAAGCTGTGGATGTTCAAGATCTCATTGAGAAGCCTTTCGAGACTCTTGAGCAGCTGAAGGCCTTCTGTGAACGGCTCGACACTGATCTTCTGCTCAGAAAGCAGCTG gtgaaagctcttactgctcttggtgggcagaatttggcagacacggtgaggacaatgctgaggaaaattgccacaaacaaagtcctggagcagcttggcctccgtggaaagacaggaaaagtggcgtttgaggacttgcccctttacagaataataaata aggcatgcaggggtgtttacaagcagacgaccacagctgaagtggattgtgagcttggagaggtcctgaaactggccacttttcgaaagggaggttcaaaatttgag gagaagaggaggaattaa
- the LOC133645835 gene encoding uncharacterized protein LOC133645835 isoform X4, with protein MFSSPEEEVSTKRSHITPERYRNDEEDVFDADDEEEIRPKKKCRKEKPQILVQAPPLPELPPFNFPISSEYQTTSASTSQYQTTPRHPGRPHSPARSSTSRLSPDRNASSSSQYQTTPASTSQYQTAPRSSRNALDSELLQLNMKVQNILENQGEIMRMLRGLAAQSVGPEAVDVQDLIEKPFETLEQLKAFCERLDTDLLLRKQLVKALTALGGQNLADTVRTMLRKIATNKVLEQLGLRGKTGKVAFEDLPLYRIINKACRGVYKQTTTAEVDCELGEVLKLATFRKGGSKFEEKRRN; from the exons ATGTTTTCGAGCCCGGAAGAAGAAGTGTCAACCAAACGGAGCCACATCACCCCTGAACGTTATAGAAACGATGAGGAAGATGTGTTTGATGCTGACG ACGAAGAGGAAATTCGGCCGaaaaagaagtgcagaaaagaGAAACCACAGATCCTCGTCCAGGCACCCCCACTGCCAGAGCTCCCACCATTTAACTTTCCAATCTCCAGCGAGTACCAGACCACTTCAGCCAGTACCAGCCAATACCAGACCACTCCAAGGCATCCAGGCCGACCTCACAGCCCAGCGAGAAGCAGCACTTCCAGGCTCAGTCCAGACAGGAATGCATCCagctcaagccagtaccagaccactccagccagtacgagtcagtaccagaccgctccaagaagcagcaggaatgcccttgacagtgaac ttcTACAGTTGAACATGAAAGTTCAAAATATACTTGAGAACCAGGGAGAAATTATGCGCATGCTGAGAGGGCTGGCAGCACAGTCTGTGGGGCCCGAAGCTGTGGATGTTCAAGATCTCATTGAGAAGCCTTTCGAGACTCTTGAGCAGCTGAAGGCCTTCTGTGAACGGCTCGACACTGATCTTCTGCTCAGAAAGCAGCTG gtgaaagctcttactgctcttggtgggcagaatttggcagacacggtgaggacaatgctgaggaaaattgccacaaacaaagtcctggagcagcttggcctccgtggaaagacaggaaaagtggcgtttgaggacttgcccctttacagaataataaata aggcatgcaggggtgtttacaagcagacgaccacagctgaagtggattgtgagcttggagaggtcctgaaactggccacttttcgaaagggaggttcaaaatttgag gagaagaggaggaattaa